One genomic segment of Belonocnema kinseyi isolate 2016_QV_RU_SX_M_011 chromosome 2, B_treatae_v1, whole genome shotgun sequence includes these proteins:
- the LOC117168322 gene encoding WD repeat-containing protein 35: protein MFVYLSKKIAIPNNFRLNCVSWNQKQGFIAVGGEDGLLKVLRVDSNASGPSSGGKTRGLAAASNLSMNQTLEGHNGHVQVVTWNEEYKKLTSSDQNGVIIVWMLYKGSWYEEMINNRNKSVVKGMSWSLDGQRICIVYEDGAVIVGSVDGNRIWGKDLKNTALSGVQWSPDGKLLLFGLKNGEVHLYDNQGTFLTKLNVVPLSTGHPQTIVAIHWYDGKNGYTALDCPTLAICYQSGKVQLTKDTTDENPIVLDTGMTAVWCAWNSYGSLLAVTGIVPAFNSGESKESNVIQFYTPYGQHIRTCKIPGREVTCCSWEGGSLRVALSVDSHIYFANIRPNYKWTYFSNTVVFSNERISKDGICITFWNTSNNTCCTKYVKSLISIAAQGEHCLLAVRNYPVQGSDQFVLMVCNTIATPIDTKFTDLEPLWVTMTSNAVVAASKNNFLIWNFRTPRNSALNQGRTRRDKVFHVDDTPTGVTEVIQDLDKERAFETPLNTKATMDPICCICGTDKVLLVGRESGMIQRYSLPQVTLTNRYSTSYRPAKIAINCNSSRASIMDTSGVLTMLELEPQKNFDAEEEEDVSKFERKDVWAMCWAEDNPLLIAIMEKTRMYVIRGLDPEEPISCSGYICSFHDLEIRCILLDELVQKPEDTRPELIVDLEVKSLRDTRELLAKVGLKEANNFIQDNPHPRLWRLLAESALKDLDLETAENAMVRCTDYLGIQFIKRLRNVHNDQLKKAEIAAFLGNYDEAERLYLDLDRRDLAINLRQKLGDYFRVVQLMKMGIGGSDKQMEHAFNKIGDYFAERQNWEGAKEYYEKGRNLEKLIECYYKLEDYHELAATVDQLPDKSPILKGVARMLASVGMCSQAVEAYIKYGDVKQAVDTCVRLNHWDQAVDLAKTYKMVQIGELLNKYANHLLSNGKRLQAIELYKKANHHLEAAKLLMKLAEEQAKGRTNPLRVKKTFVLAALLIEDHINSTPIAKGTRSNIIMGLAESNEDTRVIETAWRGAEAYHFLLLAHRQLYEGNYDAAMKTSLRLREYEDFLETEDIYCLLALSSCLNQAYATCSKALIKLEALENISDTKREEYEELALNIFMKHNPKDTKNTKAECVSCESLIPDWCVACPNCMTRFPACVVSGKPIMDSSTSWSCTVCKHHSASERDVVNIRACPLCHSTITYM from the coding sequence ATGTTTGTTTATCTAAGTAAGAAAATCGCGATACCCAACAACTTTCGACTGAACTGTGTCTCATGGAATCAAAAACAAGGCTTCATCGCCGTCGGTGGAGAAGACGGTCTCCTAAAAGTTCTCCGAGTCGATTCAAATGCAAGTGGTCCAAGCAGCGGTGGCAAGACTCGAGGTCTTGCAGCAGCCAGCAATCTCAGTATGAACCAAACCCTGGAAGGTCACAACGGTCACGTCCAAGTAGTAACATGGAATGAAGAATACAAGAAATTAACATCCAGTGATCAAAACGGCGTCATAATCGTCTGGATGCTCTACAAAGGATCCTGGTACGAAGAGATGATAAACAACAGGAACAAATCAGTCGTAAAAGGAATGTCCTGGAGTCTCGATGGTCAGAGAATTTGTATCGTCTACGAGGACGGGGCAGTCATCGTCGGATCAGTAGATGGTAACCGAATCTGGGGAAAAGATCTGAAAAACACAGCTCTCTCTGGAGTTCAGTGGTCTCCAGATGGAAAACTGCTCTTGTTTGGTTTGAAGAACGGCGAGGTTCATCTTTACGATAACCAAGGAACTTTCCTCACGAAACTAAACGTCGTTCCCTTGAGCACAGGGCATCCACAAACCATAGTCGCGATTCACTGGTACGATGGGAAGAATGGATACACTGCTCTGGATTGTCCCACTTTAGCAATCTGCTACCAAAGTGGCAAAGTCCAACTGACGAAAGATACTACTGATGAGAATCCGATTGTTCTAGACACTGGAATGACTGCTGTTTGGTGTGCTTGGAACAGTTACGGATCTCTACTTGCAGTCACTGGGATTGTGCCGGCTTTTAACAGTGGAGAAAGCAAGGAATCAAACGTGATTCAATTTTACACGCCTTATGGTCAACATATAAGGACTTGCAAAATTCCAGGGAGAGAAGTTACTTGCTGTTCCTGGGAAGGAGGATCGTTGAGAGTTGCTTTGTCTGTGGATTCgcatatttattttgcaaatataaGACCGAATTACAAATGGACTTACTTCAGCAATACTGTGGTTTTCTCTAACGAAAGAATTAGCAAGGATGGTATCTGCATAACCTTTTGGAATACGAGTAATAATACTTGTTGTACGAAGTATGTAAAATCGTTAATATCGATAGCAGCTCAGGGAGAGCATTGTCTTCTCGCAGTGAGAAATTACCCGGTTCAAGGCTCTGATCAATTCGTCTTGATGGTTTGCAACACTATCGCGACTCCGATAGATACGAAATTCACGGATTTGGAACCTTTGTGGGTTACAATGACGAGCAATGCTGTTGTTGCAGCTTCAAAGAACAATTTCTTGATTTGGAACTTCAGAACGCCTAGGAATTCTGCTTTGAACCAGGGTAGAACTAGGAGAGATAAAGTCTTCCATGTGGATGATACACCAACAGGAGTGACGGAAGTTATTCAGGACTTGGATAAAGAAAGAGCATTTGAAACTCCGCTTAACACGAAAGCTACAATGGATCCGATTTGTTGTATTTGTGGGACAGATAAGGTTCTACTTGTTGGTAGAGAATCCGGAATGATTCAGAGATATTCACTTCCTCAAGTAACATTAACGAATAGGTACAGCACTTCTTATAGACCTGCAAAGATAGCTATAAACTGCAACTCTTCAAGAGCTTCTATTATGGACACTTCTGGCGTTTTGACGATGTTAGAGTTAGAGCCTCAAAAAAATTTCGACGCAGAGGAAGAAGAAGACGTCAGTAAATTCGAGAGAAAGGATGTCTGGGCGATGTGTTGGGCAGAAGACAATCCTTTACTGATTGCAATTATGGAGAAAACGAGGATGTACGTGATTAGAGGATTGGATCCTGAAGAACCAATTTCTTGTTCTGGTTATATTTGCTCCTTCCACGATTTAGAAATACGCTGTATTCTCCTGGATGAATTGGTTCAAAAGCCAGAAGACACACGCCCTGAATTAATCGTTGATTTAGAAGTAAAATCGCTAAGAGATACAAGAGAACTACTAGCCAAGGTGGGTTTGAAAGAAGCAAATAATTTTATCCAAGATAATCCTCATCCTCGACTTTGGCGCTTGCTGGCAGAGTCAGCTTTAAAGGATTTGGATTTGGAAACTGCAGAAAATGCGATGGTTCGTTGCACAGATTATTTGGGGATTCAGTTTATCAAACGCCTCAGAAATGTTCATAATGATCAGCTAAAGAAGGCAGAGATCGCAGCTTTTTTGGGTAACTATGATGAGGCAGAGAGATTATATTTGGATTTGGACAGAAGAGATTTGGCCATTAACTTGCGACAAAAGCTCGGTGACTACTTCAGAGTGGTTCAATTGATGAAGATGGGTATTGGTGGTTCTGACAAACAGATGGAGCACGCTTTTAATAAAATCGGTGATTATTTTGCCGAGAGGCAGAATTGGGAAGGTGCAAAGGAGTATTATGAAAAGGGGAGGAATCTCGAGAAGTTAATAGAGTGCTACTACAAACTGGAGGATTATCATGAACTTGCCGCTACTGTGGATCAGCTTCCTGACAAGAGTCCTATTTTAAAAGGAGTCGCAAGAATGTTGGCATCGGTTGGAATGTGTTCTCAGGCTGTGGAAGCTTATATTAAATATGGAGACGTGAAACAAGCGGTAGATACCTGTGTGCGTTTGAATCACTGGGACCAAGCTGTTGATCTAGCAAAGACTTACAAAATGGTACAGATTGGAGAACTACTAAATAAGTATGCTAATCATCTTTTATCTAATGGGAAAAGATTACAGGCTATTGAGCTTTACAAAAAGGCAAATCATCATCTCGAAGCAGCGAAGCTATTGATGAAACTTGCAGAAGAACAAGCAAAAGGTAGAACCAATCCTCTGAGAGTGAAAAAGACTTTTGTTCTTGCAGCTTTGCTTATTGAAGATCATATAAACAGTACCCCTATCGCTAAAGGAACAAGAAGCAACATCATCATGGGACTTGCGGAAAGTAATGAAGACACCAGGGTTATCGAAACTGCTTGGAGAGGTGCGGAGGCCTATCATTTTTTGCTGCTTGCTCACAGGCAACTTTATGAAGGCAATTATGATGCAGCTATGAAAACTTCATTGAGACTTCGAGAATATGAAGATTTTTTGGAAACAGAAGATATCTATTGTTTGTTGGCTCTGTCAAGTTGCCTTAACCAGGCTTATGCTACATGTTCGAAGGCTTTGATAAAACTTGAGGCACTGGAGAACATTTCGGACACGAAACGAGAAGAGTATGAAGAACTGGCtttgaacatttttatgaaaCATAATCCTAAGGACACAAAAAATACGAAAGCTGAGTGCGTCAGTTGTGAGAGCCTAATTCCTGATTGGTGCGTCGCTTGTCCTAACTGTATGACTAGATTTCCGGCTTGTGTTGTTTCTGGTAAACCTATTATGGATTCTAGTACTTCATGGAGTTGTACGGTTTGTAAACATCATTCGGCTTCTGAGAGGGATGTTGTTAACATCAGAGCTTGTCCTTTATGTCATAGTACTATCACTTATATGTAA